The Prionailurus viverrinus isolate Anna chromosome B1, UM_Priviv_1.0, whole genome shotgun sequence genome includes the window AGGTAGAAGGAAGACCTGAAGTGCTGTCCAGGGCAGTATGAGGGTCTAAAATGCCCAGAGGAGGGACAGGCGTGGGTCAGCAGGGAAAAGACACTGCACTGAGCAGAGACCACAGACTGAAAGCTGGCAAACCTTCTCCATTTCCCCCCAGCTGGCCCGGCTTATACACTTCTCCTGAGGACTACCACAGTATGGGTTTATACATGAGGATGAATAAGACATCCTTGTCAAGAGAATCTTGAATAGTAAGGGATATGTTAGCTATTGAGACATTCCTTTATCTGATACCTCTTTTAACTATAAAGATTTTATTACCTCTGTTTCCTTTCATGTAGTTTCAACAAAATTTGCGCCAGCCCTAGAAACCTGTGTTCCCTCCACTACCTCTGCCTAaaagattttgtttaattttccctACTACCTTTGATTTCTCCTCTCCTGGAGGCAGTAATTGCCAATTCTATCTCTTTGTATGACTCTCCAGTGACAGTGAAAGTTAGAAAACAAAGGTTTGTTATTTAGAGGAAAAGAATATATGCTGATATTTTTAATTGTGCCCCCCCTCAAAATGTAACTCTTTTATTGAGCTCTAGGAATGTTGTAAAGTGTCAAGGTGACATTGGGCCTAAAATTATCCTAACCCTAATGACATAATGACAGAAACAGGACTCAAGTCTGTGATTGCCTTGCAGATAATCGCCACTGCCCTGTGCCATACTGACGCCCATCCGATCAATCCTAAATTTAAAGAGGCCCTCTTCCCAGTGATCCTTGGCCATGAGGGCGCAGGAATTGTGGAAAGTGTTGGGCCAGGAGTGACCAGTTTCAAACCAGGTACGTCTTTTCCTGATTCCAGTTAAATGGAAATGTCAGGATATTTCAGGGACTGATACAATCTTGGCTTTGCATGCTATTTATATATAGGGGATGTTTATTATATTGGTCTCTATTTATATATGGGAACCATCTTTTCCAAAGACAAACTAAAATACGTTATCTATCACAGATAACAATGGGacagaatatttgaaatcagAACTGATAAAATCTGGATAATATGGTCACTTTATTCACATGTAGCACTGAGAAACGGTCCTGTGAAGCAACCCACAAAGTGGGgcacaaaagaaaatttataacaaCCTCCtctaaataaaacagagaaccAATTGAATATtacaaagaatttaaagaatgAGGATATACAGTCAGCCTAAGtgagaaatattatatatgtcaGTATTAGCTTATGTGTCTTTTTGAAACtttgtaacataaaaataatatgtgaatGGAACATGCCAATGGGCTGAAATTTTTTACTTCCCATTTTATAACATTCACAAAATACTGGAATATGGGCTCTGTAATACTCACTTGTCAAGTGGGATGAACTGTatcattctttcctcctttaatGAGAATGCTCCAAACATAGGAGTATATTAGACTCCATTCCAAACAAGATCAGAGAAACAAATTGCTCCCATAAGCTTTGCATCCATGAAGTGCTCTGGCCAATGtagtcctagctctgccacttactggctgtgtgacctccaCCAGTGAAGTCACTTTTCTGTGACACAGCTcagatttctgttttctaaagtggAGAGAAAAGGTACCCATGTCAAAGGACAGTTCTgagaagtaaatgagataatatgggTAAACAGAAGGATGCCTAGCACAtactaaatgttgaaaaaatgttaattatcatTATTGGGCTATGATCATCAGAGGAAAGAAGCCATAAGTAAGTTGTATTtgagtaaaaaaatagaaaaatatagaatttgAAGCGAACTAAATGGTGAAACATGGCAATGATGTAAAGTTTAATCTCCATATCCTGCCTGTTGTTGTCCACCTTTAATAAGGATGCTCTACTCCATACAAGATGtttagaaatgttaagaaaaaaaagtaatagtcaTGATGCAGAGAGTTTCAGTGACAGCATAGCCTCAGACAGGACTCTGCAGCTAGTATCAATGCAGATTTGTTCCCCAAGCGCCCAgcagcaaaataaattaaattaaattaataaataaataaataaataaataaatattttaaaaaattttaaaaatacagtatattcaATACTTGGGGAATCTTGTAGAGCAACAAAATATTGTAGCCATCTATACTTTCTGCTGAACACATATATACCATAAAGAATGGTGTTTTCCACTGATACATCTGGTAGAAACTATTTATAAGCTGTATCTTAGGCACCATCCAACACATGGCCTTTCTTTCCAGGTGACAAAGTAATTCCACTCTACATGGCTCAATGTGGAAAATGCAAGTTCTGTCTGAGTCCACTCACAAATTTCTGTACAAAACTCAGGTAAGCTCTATACACTATTAGTAAGAATATGAATTGGTATACGTATTTGGGGAAGTACACTGGCAATACCTAGATGAAGTTTCTATCCACCAATTCTAGTCCTTGGTGTATACAAGAAACTGTTGCAAAATTACCCAAAGAAACATATGCTAGAATGTTCACTacaacattatttataacagcaatTAAAAATAGCCCAATGCCCACCAATAAGAGAACGGATTAACAAAGTGCTATGTAGtaacacaatggaatactatataacAATGAAAAGGGCTAAACTTGATCTACATACAACAACACAGAATAATCTCACATAATGTTAAGGGAAAGAAGCAAGTTGCTGACAAATATATTTAGTAAGATATCATATACAAAACAATACCATAGACAGTATAATTTATGGTTACATATGCATGTAGTAAAGGTATAAATACACTATTGGAATGATAAATGCCAAAATCAAAATAGTAGCTATTTCCACAGAAGAGAGAGGGATGAAATGAGGCTCAGTAATTTattccaaggccacacagataAAAGTCTTAGAACTAgatcttgaggggtgcctgagtggatcagttggttgagtgtctgacttcagctcaggtcatgatctcacagtctgtgagtttaagccccggatcgggctctgtgctgacagctcagagcctggagcctgcttcagattctgtctccctctctctctgcccctcctccactcacactctgtctcgctctctctctctcagaaataaacaaacattaaacatttttttaaaaaaaaagaactagatttTGAACATAAGCAGTTGGACTCCAGAGTCCAAACCCTTTATCACCTTATTCTTTAATGAGACTACAGAAAAATCTATTTGTCCTTAATACTAATTGAAGCTAGTTATTTTGGAAGCTAAAATTATACTACTCTTACATCTAATCACTATTACTcaatttccttgtctataaaatgggaataataataatgcttattTTACAGGGTTGTGGtagatatttaaagaattaatacacCTTTTTGCAAACtcttaatgaaataatggattttGGCAATGACCATAAGTTCTTTCTAACATCACaagaagagagataataaagTATTATGTGCCTCCAGATGAAAATACACAACACTGCCTTTGAAATATtcctacaaaaatataaaaccaaattaaaaCAATCAGTTAGATTGAAAACACTAGTTTAGAGGAAATACAAGCATGGAGAAACATGTTAAACCCAATTACAGGAATGTAATCAGAAAAATCCAGAATGAGAAAAACTCTACAGAACAAATGactgtttcttcaacaaataaattgtagagaaaaaaataaggagagaAGTGAGCATCTATAAAGTAAGAGAGACTTAACAGACATATCAACCAAATGCAGTATGTCAACCTAAAAgaatctctttgttttttaatgtgtatttattttttgagagagagatgggaggtagggggcacagagaaggagacacagaatctttaggaggctccaggctccgagctgacagcaaagagcccgatccggggctcaaactcaagagccgcgagatcatgacctgagccgaagttggatgcttaactgactaagctacccaggtaccccaaagaaTCTATCTTTTTGAGacacatactaaaatatttacagatgaaatagtAATGTCTGGGGTTTAATTCAAAATAGTCCCATGAGGGAAAGTGGGTGCTGGTGGGGGTGGCAGGTAATAGATGACAGAACATCAGCCATGAGTTGATAACTACAGAAGCTGGGATATGGTTGCACAGATATGCAACAACCTAGACTTTCTACTTTCATATATAGTTGAGTTttccattacaattttttttaagaattaatacatgtaaactCCTAAGAGAGTTTCTGGCCCATAAAGAGTATTCAATAAAAAGTTTATCATCTTTAAACTACTTTTGATTATATTTATGTGAAAAGTCTCAAgtcattttctcaatttttctctcATAAAATTGTCGTAATTAACATGTAATGCCCAGGAATTTTTTCAGGAATGTAATCAGAGGTCcatttacattctcttttttgtgtctttttttttttttttttgtaattttctagtCTAGTCAAAAATCCTATTGTTGATCAAGAACTAATGCAAGACAAAACCAGCAGGTTTACCTGCAAAGGAAAACCAATTTACCATTTCATGGGAACCAGCACCTTCACTCAGTACACCGTCGTGTCAGATATTAATCTTGCCAAAATTGATGATGATGCAAATTTAGAGAGAGTTTGTCTGTTAGGATGTGGGTTTTCAACTGGCTATGGAGCTGCAATCAACACTGCCAAGGTAAAAGTGTTTAATCACCAGGTTGCATAAAATAGAACTTACTAGGAAATAGCGTGATAAATCAGCTGGTTACCTTCAAGTCCTAGCTCTGTAATTTATTACCTCTGTGACTGTAGGCAAGTTCTTTAACCCCTCTACATTAATATTTCCTACAAATAGTTATGGGGATAATTAAATCATATTACATACATAAGATATCTAGCCCAGCAGCTGGCATATAGTTAGCACCTGGATGAGGTTACTTTCTTGTCTCTATACTGATATGCTACTTTATAGACCATCCCTGCCTTAAATACAGCATGCTCAAATATGTCCCCTAAATAGCAATGTTCATCCTGGGACAGCAGATCCAGTCAAGAGGCAACAGAAACTACAGAAACTCCCAGCGATCTCCATATAGccacctctgctttctccttgaccCTGCAGATTTCTCTCCCTCAGACTGTGGTAATTCACCTCTGCTTCTCATTGTGCCCATTTGTGGCTCCAAGGGAATGTCTCAAGTGACAGCCCCGATGGTGGCAAGATGCATCCCTGGGATCCCATGTTAGAATTTAGAAGCTTTCACAAAACTTTAATGAGAGACTGGAGAGATGTCACTATCATTTGGATGCCTCAAACAACCCCTTTATTTAAACCTCCTTGACATCACTCTTCATCCCTTGAGTTCAAACTGCAAAGTGCAACCAGAGTGGTCTTTTTAAACAACAAATCTGAAGATTTCATTCCCCTTTCATTACTCCCCTTTTCCCTCAGTGAGCTAGTGATTCTCCCTAATTCTCCCTTTGCAGGCTCACTGTTCCCCCAGGCCTGACCttcagtctccaggctctaatCACCGTGTCTCCTGGGCTTTCCACACCCAGATCCCAACAACAGTGCCTGGAAAGCTCCCCTACCTCTTCTGGCtgactccatttttttcccaCCTCCTATCAGAAACCCTTCAGCCTCTTGGGCATGCATTGGGTATtccttccagttttcccaaaagtATCTGTGCTTATCCCTGTCTTCCTTCCTATCACACTATGGAGaaatttcccatttatttctcctccctATTAGACTATTTACTCCTTGAGGGCAACAACTCTCTCTTGTTCATTGTGATGTGAACAATCACTCTAGGCCCTatgcctagcacagagtaggagcttaataatttttcaatgaatgaatgaatgaataaagccaGATTCACGTGCAAcgcttaaaaatcttttttttttttccttaagaaagaaagagagagagaaagcgcaagttagtgaggggcagagagagagagagaatcctcaagGGGCAGCCCCACGAGgagcggtgggggggtgggggggtagcgagaaagagagaatcagggctcacccaaagtggggttccagctcacccaatgtggggctcaaactcacaaatcttgagactatgacctgagcggaagtcagatgtttaacgactcagacacccaggtgcccaacccCTAAAAATCTTGATAAGTCTTGGTTTTCAGCTTTGCAATCCAAATAGTCCTTTTTGTCAGGTTACCTAGAGGTGTTAAAGTGTCAAGGAAATAAACTCAGCCTAACCAAAATAACAGAGTGATCTAGTAGGCAGAATATGAAGAGAAGACTTTTCACTGAGAATTATGTCAACCAAGCAGACAGGAATGCTACTTTTGGCTATCACTGTATTATCTCCCTccaaaaattcattcattcattcattcattcattcattaataaaaattaaaaatcatatgcGAAGTCAGACTACATTCTGAAGGCTCCTGGAGGAAGGGGGTTAATTGAGGGAATTTAAAAGCAGGTGTAACCTTGGCAGTCAAGGCATACTCTCCTGTACCTAGTATTGTCAGAATTATTGCTCTTTGGGCCACTCTCTCTTGTCTGGACTCCATGAAGACTGTCACCTTCTACTACTCTAGTCTTTCTTCAGGGATATTAACACTAGAGATTCAgctacaattttcttttaaatccaaTCCAAATTTCCAGGACCTGTTCTCGCGGTTGAGGAACACCTAAACCACCTCATAGGATGcttagagaagagaaatgaatctGATAGGAACAAGTTAAGGGAAGTGAAATATCATTAATTCTAGCCAAAAGGCAAGAgttttaataaagtttaatttcctTCTGGGAAGAAAAGTGATGACACAACTTTGTATAATTAGTGGGAGACTGGCACCCAGCGTTACCAGGAGTCCTAATTCTTTTTAATCAGCTTGTACCCTTTACTGCCAAATTAATCACGTTTCACAGAGATCTTTGGAAGCATGAAAATGTCTTTTAACCGTGTTGTCTGCAAATAGATAATCATCCACTATGAattattctattttcaaattgTGGCGGGGTAGTTTATagtgaccaccccccaccccaggaccatAATCAAGGGCACTTTTACACACAGCAGTCTAGTTGTTTAACACAAGTAATATAGTGTATTCAATTTATACTGTTGGAAGCTGTGTATAACATTGCCTCAATAAGGAAGATGCATTTCTACTTTCAATGACTCTTAGAGGTAAACTTTTAAACACAGTCTTTAAAGAGATATATTTGGATATATACTAAACATGTGCCACAACATTGTAAATGTCACACTGTGTATAGAGAACATTatgaatatttgtaaaaaatatattttatttaccccTGAGTAGCAAAAGTCAAACACTGTATGCCTGCCTAATATCATGCATAAATTAAAGAGATATACATTCTCTCTATTCCTTAATAGTTTTGTTTCCAATTTAGAATATATCAGTACTTCCCTTGGGCAGattcctctttcccttttgtttatGCTTTAATTCTAACAGTTTCCCATCAtcattagaaaatattaattaagAATCTGTGTAGTATGTTTTTGCCACTATACCACTCTACAGAATAACATAATCCAGATACAGCAACTTTCCTTATCATCTTGTATATTCAGTTTCTATTTCATTCGAtgcaatgaacatttattaaagaCCCAACACATAGAACACTCTTAATAGCAATGTGAAAGATAATATGAGTTCAAAGAACTTACAGTCTTTTGAAGAAACACGcacacaaatacaaaatcaacaaatcAAGGTAGATAATAAATTAGGcaatatagaaaaaacaaaaaggaaatatagaaaaccaaaagaaatttgTATTTCATGCCTTTCAAATTAATTGGTGATTTGGGATGTGAGTTAATTCACACTTAGAGAAACATTAGTGCTCATTCAAAACCGACTATAACACTAATACAACCAAATAAGgcccattaaaaatataaattatttgtgatctatttaaaaatgaaaataataaaccctttaaaatgtgtgggttttaaatttttgtgcTGACAACACTAAAAGGGAACAGGAAAACAAGAGGATTATTTTCACTTGGGCTTATTCCTTACTATTAGCTGATCATTCTAATGGCATTCAAATGATTCTCCAAATTTAGCCAGTGAGTAATCCATTTTTATATTGGCAGATTTCCCCTATTGGCTGTATCATTTAGTTTTATGATAGACAgtcttttatttatatgttcctgcccccacctcactctctccatttaaaaaaaagttaagttcaCTTCCATTAACAGttaacttaggggtgcctgggtggctcagtcagctgagcgtctgactcttgatttcagctcaggtcatgatctcacagtcgtagGATCAAGTCCCCTCACTGGCCTCCatcctgagtgtggagcctgcttaggattcattctctctctctctgtcccctctcccagctcatgcactctaaaaaaattaaaaaataaattttttaaaaagttaatttataaattgtCCTGCCTGCAGGTCACCCCTGGTTCTACTTGTGCCATCTTTGGCCTAGGAGGTGTTGGTCTTTCTGCTATAATGGGTTGTAAAGTAGCAGGAGCTTCCAGAATTATAGCTATTGACATCAACAGTGAGAAGTTTACAAAGGCCAAAGCCCTCGGAGCCACTGACTGCCTCAATCCTAGAAACCTACATAAACCCATCCAGGAGGTCATCATTGAAATGACCAAAGGAGGGGTGGATTTTGCCCTTGATTGTGCAGGTGGACCTGAAGCCatggtatgtacatttttaatgatagtatataataaattattatttattaacattaataaaCATTGGCAATGTGTGTATCAATATAgttactttgtatattttatatacacatatgtatatattatatatttatatagaaaatattagctattagattgcatgtattaatatttaattacaagTATTACTTAAtagattaatatttttgtatattcttcCACATGAAATTCAgcaaaaagttaagaaaaaacttagaaatgaaaattttaaaataattctgcctatgagaaattacaaagaaacaacagaaaaggcAGAtttagagaagggaaggggacagaaggACACATGTCACCCCTAACAGCTGGAAGTATCCACTCCCAGCTAaaatcagagaagagagaggttAGCAATTTACAAGCAATCGAGTTCTGTCCATCAGATTTTAGTAAATGAGCTGCACAATTAGATCCAAATCATATATGTGAAATTTTCAATATattacacgcacacacacacacactgcaaaattaaaaagtagatctttttttcctaaacaatTCTGTATCATTCAGATTTCTTCTCTCAAGACGAGCTACATAATTTGCAGGCCCTTCTAGGCACAGGGCCCTGAGCGACTGCATTGGCTGCAGGCCTACAAAGCCAGCCCTGTCTATTCTACTTGAGAAAGTGGGGTAAATCAACCACACAGACAACACATGGAGAAGTTAGCCTGCCAGAATGCCCAGCCTCATCTTCCAGTGAATGTTCACTTCATACCCATTTGTGCAAATACACTaagcagagttttgttttgttttatgagaTGACAAAAAAATTCGCCAACTATCTGCCATGGAGTCTTTTTCGTGAGTGAGATCTGTGGAGTAGCTATGACACTATGCCCTTTTAATTATGACTTCATTCAACATGGCTCCCAAACCCTCCTCTAGGGAGATGATAAAAAAAGATAGaattctggggacacctgggtggctcagtcagttaagcacccaactcttgattttggcccaggtcatgatctcatgactcatgtgAGTTTCAACCCCACATTGGACTCGGGGTCCAATTGAGAGTTTCTCACTCTCATGTGAGTTTCAACCCACATTGGACTCGGCACTGGCCAAACTCAAAATaaagcagtgtggagcctgcttgggattctctctctccctctctctgcccgtctcccactcacacacacacatgtgctctctctctctctccctctctttctcttaaaatgatttttacaaaaaaaaaaaaaaattaaacaatacaatTCTGTACTTCAGCCTCCCAGTGGCAGGCTTTGAGCAGTTCTTCCCCTTGGTTCTTACCCTACTGATGCATTTCCCAGAAGAGAATGGAGATGGGGAAGAGGTGCTGAGAGCATCAGGCTCCCTACCTCGGTCTCTCCTCTCAGAATGCTTTCATTGATAATGTAACTGCTTAAAGGAGGGTCTGGTAggtaataagcactcaataaatatcagctaTTACTGAAAATTCATGCATTAAGTCTCCTTATCCTGCACGTGCTCCCCTGTGTTCAATGCTTCAGATGTTGTCCTTGGCATCTGCAACTTGCATTGTGCCACAATATTCTTCCACTTTCCATACCTCAAACTTTTTACAAACATTGAAATTCAGCCTATTGATTTTATCTTTCTAGTATAGAGATTCTCAACACCGGCTACACTTTAGAAACGCGTGGGGAGTTGTTATTGTCATTGTTTAATACCAATGAATGGACCATACTCCAGGATAGTCTCAAGAGTCTAAGGCCCAGATACCAATATTTTTTAC containing:
- the LOC125163679 gene encoding all-trans-retinol dehydrogenase [NAD(+)] ADH4, with the protein product MGTKGKVIKCKAAIAWEAGKPLCIEEVEVAPPKAHEVRVQIIATALCHTDAHPINPKFKEALFPVILGHEGAGIVESVGPGVTSFKPGDKVIPLYMAQCGKCKFCLSPLTNFCTKLSLVKNPIVDQELMQDKTSRFTCKGKPIYHFMGTSTFTQYTVVSDINLAKIDDDANLERVCLLGCGFSTGYGAAINTAKVTPGSTCAIFGLGGVGLSAIMGCKVAGASRIIAIDINSEKFTKAKALGATDCLNPRNLHKPIQEVIIEMTKGGVDFALDCAGGPEAMRAALDCTTAGWGTCTFIGVDSEIRGLTISPVELIMGRTINGTCFGGWKSIDSIPKLVTDYKNKIFDLDILVTHTLPFDKINEAFDLMNQGKSIRIVLTF